The uncultured Desulfovibrio sp. genome contains a region encoding:
- a CDS encoding glycoside hydrolase family 99-like domain-containing protein, with translation MTKAIAFYLPQFHVIPENGIYGKNFTEWCNVRGAVPLYDGHAQPHIPHDILGYYDLTDEKILTKQHHIAWDNNVTAFCYYYYNMAGRALLDAPLHIINKSRLIRNEFCLCWAHESWYDNTQPQRIKPFIAQEYSPENARKIIRDLAQYFDNPRHIRIDGKPLLLVFAPERNPLMSVYSQIWREEAWAMGHTELCLAGVECHVGQHPANLGFDVMVEFAPNLNPMNMLSTAGEEPRRFDYAATVQDMLLKAPPAYTRLRCVFPGWDNTPRRGRHGLSFEHTSVDVFIAALRAMAQHTRAYLPENLQYVFINAWNEWGEGCHLEPDQKDGFAYLHAVRMIMNEFST, from the coding sequence ATGACAAAAGCTATCGCGTTCTATCTGCCGCAGTTTCATGTTATTCCAGAAAATGGCATCTACGGCAAAAATTTTACGGAATGGTGCAACGTTCGAGGGGCCGTTCCTCTGTATGATGGGCATGCCCAGCCGCATATTCCTCACGATATTCTGGGCTACTATGATCTTACAGACGAAAAGATCCTGACAAAGCAGCATCACATCGCCTGGGATAACAACGTTACGGCATTCTGCTATTATTACTACAATATGGCTGGCCGCGCACTTTTGGATGCGCCCCTGCACATCATCAACAAAAGCCGCCTGATACGGAACGAATTTTGCCTCTGCTGGGCGCACGAATCATGGTACGACAATACCCAGCCCCAAAGGATAAAACCGTTCATCGCGCAGGAATATTCACCGGAAAATGCCAGAAAGATTATCCGTGATCTGGCGCAGTATTTTGACAACCCGCGCCATATCAGAATAGACGGCAAACCCCTGCTGCTGGTCTTTGCACCGGAGCGCAATCCCCTGATGTCCGTGTATAGCCAGATATGGCGCGAAGAAGCGTGGGCCATGGGGCACACTGAACTTTGTCTGGCTGGCGTGGAATGTCACGTAGGGCAGCATCCCGCCAATCTGGGGTTTGACGTGATGGTGGAATTTGCCCCAAACCTGAACCCCATGAACATGCTCTCCACGGCAGGAGAAGAACCCCGCCGTTTTGATTATGCTGCCACCGTGCAAGACATGCTGTTGAAAGCCCCCCCCGCCTACACGCGGCTACGCTGCGTCTTCCCCGGCTGGGACAACACACCCCGGCGCGGCAGACACGGACTATCTTTTGAGCACACCTCAGTGGATGTATTCATCGCTGCCCTGCGCGCCATGGCGCAGCATACCCGCGCGTATCTGCCGGAGAACTTGCAATATGTTTTTATCAACGCATGGAATGAATGGGGCGAGGGTTGCCATCTGGAGCCGGATCAAAAAGACGGCTTTGCGTATCTGCACGCAGTGCGCATGATCATGAACGAATTCAGCACCTAG
- a CDS encoding diguanylate cyclase translates to MPLFTSPSPLAATYFLLMTTSTFWTIGLIMLVSQKLSDQLRASKQFLESTLDGLSANIALINAEGEIVLVNQAWRNFAVANGMSQEFVSEGVNYLRVCEGVCVDNALEANSFAQGIRDVLECKLETFSMEYGCHSPEQKRWFLGRVNPFCGDGPRMVVVAHEDITERKLAEIALAESNRKLELMTNEDGLTKISNRRHFDAMLAYERNRHIRSGARLSLIMLDIDFFKNYNDTYGHVKGDECLQAVAQTVAECLNRPTDMAARYGGEEFVCLLPETDILGAVSLAERIRKAVMQSGIPHAASQVARVVTVSVGVVSCTCQESTTPELIVQRADEQLYVAKHEGRNCVKFRSDEDGMYAQMHNGNSLGLKVLWNSAYASGNAELDGQHMELVSIVNSLLERVLAEGDALDLTSRFNDVYHIVEKHFNDEEAVLRSSGYPEVDEHAARHKELLQKCAGLLKQDGENPVSPVQMLQCIIHDLVLNHMVKEDGKYFAFLTGVETTAN, encoded by the coding sequence ATGCCCTTGTTCACAAGCCCATCCCCTCTGGCTGCAACGTATTTTCTCCTTATGACCACCAGCACCTTTTGGACAATAGGGCTCATTATGCTGGTGAGCCAGAAGTTGTCCGACCAGTTGCGTGCTTCCAAGCAGTTTCTGGAGTCCACGCTCGACGGCCTTTCCGCCAATATCGCCCTCATCAACGCCGAAGGTGAGATTGTGCTGGTCAATCAGGCCTGGCGCAACTTTGCTGTTGCAAATGGCATGTCGCAGGAGTTTGTTTCCGAAGGGGTAAATTATCTGCGCGTCTGCGAAGGCGTGTGTGTTGATAATGCCCTGGAAGCCAATTCATTTGCTCAGGGCATACGGGATGTTCTTGAATGTAAGCTTGAAACGTTCTCCATGGAATATGGCTGCCATTCGCCAGAGCAAAAGCGCTGGTTTTTGGGCAGGGTCAACCCTTTCTGCGGAGACGGCCCGCGCATGGTTGTGGTGGCGCACGAAGACATTACAGAGCGAAAGCTTGCAGAAATCGCCCTCGCGGAATCCAACCGCAAGCTCGAACTCATGACCAACGAGGATGGCCTGACAAAAATTTCCAACAGGCGGCATTTCGACGCCATGCTCGCTTATGAGCGAAATCGCCACATCCGCTCCGGGGCAAGGCTTTCGCTTATCATGTTGGACATAGATTTTTTCAAGAATTACAATGACACATACGGCCATGTGAAGGGTGATGAATGCCTTCAAGCCGTTGCTCAGACCGTAGCGGAATGCCTTAACCGTCCCACAGATATGGCCGCGCGGTATGGTGGAGAGGAATTTGTCTGTCTGTTGCCCGAAACCGACATTCTTGGCGCAGTGAGCCTGGCCGAACGCATACGCAAGGCTGTCATGCAGAGCGGGATTCCCCATGCGGCGTCGCAGGTAGCCAGGGTGGTGACGGTCAGTGTTGGGGTCGTGTCCTGCACCTGTCAGGAATCCACGACTCCAGAGCTGATTGTGCAACGCGCGGATGAACAGCTTTATGTGGCAAAGCATGAAGGGCGTAACTGCGTTAAATTCCGGTCAGATGAGGACGGGATGTATGCCCAGATGCACAACGGGAACAGCTTGGGGCTGAAAGTGCTATGGAACAGCGCGTATGCTTCTGGCAATGCGGAGCTGGACGGGCAACACATGGAGCTGGTTTCCATTGTGAACAGCCTGCTTGAGCGCGTACTCGCAGAGGGAGATGCTCTTGACCTCACTTCCCGGTTTAACGATGTGTACCATATTGTAGAAAAACATTTTAATGACGAAGAAGCCGTGCTGCGCAGCAGTGGGTACCCGGAGGTTGACGAGCATGCGGCCCGGCACAAAGAATTGCTGCAAAAGTGCGCTGGTCTGCTCAAACAGGATGGGGAAAACCCGGTGTCCCCTGTGCAAATGCTGCAATGCATAATACACGACCTCGTGCTGAACCACATGGTTAAGGAAGACGGCAAATACTTCGCTTTTTTAACCGGGGTTGAGACTACAGCTAACTAA
- a CDS encoding diacylglycerol kinase: protein MKNFIELVRRRLISATKYSIDGFTDAFRHEEAFRLELLVFIVLIVVLFFVPWPLWKKILLPTGFTLVLLAELLNSAIENICDIIHPQESKLVKAAKDKGSMAVLIALIANLFLLLALIIA, encoded by the coding sequence ATGAAAAACTTTATTGAATTAGTACGCCGGCGGCTTATCTCCGCTACAAAATATTCTATCGACGGTTTTACTGACGCCTTTCGCCATGAGGAAGCCTTTCGGCTAGAGCTTCTTGTTTTTATTGTTTTGATAGTTGTTCTTTTTTTTGTTCCATGGCCGTTATGGAAGAAAATTTTACTGCCAACAGGATTTACACTCGTGCTTTTGGCTGAATTACTAAATTCAGCCATAGAAAATATTTGCGATATAATTCATCCACAGGAATCAAAGCTTGTAAAAGCCGCAAAAGACAAAGGTTCCATGGCGGTATTGATTGCTTTGATTGCAAATCTTTTCCTCCTTCTTGCTTTGATAATTGCTTAG
- a CDS encoding sulfatase-like hydrolase/transferase, producing MNFRAIKEWIPFFFLVSLTAGISTFCQIWSIHPSAPIIGINFLASLAVLSFANKKTCVIIFLLQCISSIILTSAASALKEPLTLTAILNGMDYALDFGSSIYIYIHVHMALFFVICLILQLICVYKINLNVKRTKIGIISLIALLSVYAISFISLPLSAFWPNEKIQPGEVVNWNPPERRSLHKRGYLATYLIELFTGYTSRVMQLQPVMDTPTGIEEIPALKATGKIIFIQVESLDYDLLNTTVGDEYVMPFLHDLQKAAIIIPIDGAKKLGSANSDFEIFTGNIASSNYIHYTFTKTFPNSLLSEISKKISPSFAFHGMPYFYMNQGPAYTAQGVEHVLCLEEMQSEGITPRHMWGDGVIADQDMFPLALSKIPQSGNFFQFIITMNMHTFENPRDVCPQMHFTTGDDHGFYSCSRSTDDAIRDYITQVPAGTLVAIWGDHRSYSRDGSGKIPFIAFIKGEEHPFDGFHLQGLTRSKMHFYLEKIIRPIL from the coding sequence TTGAACTTTCGCGCAATCAAAGAATGGATTCCATTCTTTTTCCTGGTATCTCTCACCGCAGGCATAAGTACTTTTTGCCAAATCTGGAGCATCCACCCATCTGCCCCGATCATAGGCATTAACTTTCTGGCAAGCCTTGCTGTTCTTTCTTTTGCAAATAAAAAAACTTGTGTGATTATTTTTTTATTGCAGTGCATATCGAGCATCATACTAACTTCTGCTGCTTCAGCCCTAAAAGAGCCGCTTACACTAACGGCCATTCTGAATGGCATGGACTATGCCCTTGATTTTGGATCGTCTATTTACATTTATATTCACGTACATATGGCATTATTTTTTGTAATATGCCTAATTCTTCAACTAATTTGTGTTTATAAGATCAACCTGAACGTTAAAAGAACGAAAATTGGCATCATTTCTCTAATTGCACTGCTTTCAGTTTATGCCATAAGTTTTATTTCCCTGCCGCTGTCTGCATTCTGGCCAAATGAAAAAATTCAGCCTGGCGAAGTTGTAAACTGGAACCCACCGGAAAGACGATCTTTACACAAACGTGGCTATCTAGCCACATATCTTATAGAACTCTTCACAGGATATACCTCAAGGGTCATGCAACTTCAGCCAGTTATGGATACACCCACCGGCATTGAAGAGATACCTGCCTTAAAAGCAACAGGGAAGATTATCTTTATCCAAGTTGAAAGTCTTGACTACGATCTGCTCAACACTACCGTTGGGGATGAATATGTAATGCCTTTTTTGCACGACCTGCAAAAAGCCGCGATAATTATTCCCATTGACGGTGCAAAAAAGCTTGGATCTGCAAATTCTGACTTTGAAATTTTCACAGGAAATATTGCATCATCGAATTATATACATTATACATTCACCAAAACATTCCCAAACTCCCTTTTGTCAGAGATATCAAAGAAAATTTCACCCTCATTTGCTTTTCATGGAATGCCCTATTTTTATATGAACCAGGGGCCAGCATATACGGCCCAAGGCGTTGAGCACGTCTTATGCCTTGAAGAAATGCAGAGCGAAGGAATCACGCCGCGCCACATGTGGGGAGACGGCGTAATTGCCGATCAAGACATGTTTCCGCTCGCTTTAAGCAAAATTCCTCAAAGTGGAAACTTCTTTCAGTTTATAATTACAATGAATATGCACACCTTTGAAAATCCGCGCGACGTGTGCCCACAAATGCATTTTACTACCGGAGATGATCACGGTTTTTATTCGTGCAGCAGATCGACAGATGATGCCATACGAGACTATATCACACAGGTTCCTGCTGGCACTTTAGTGGCAATATGGGGGGATCATCGTTCGTACTCCAGAGATGGCTCTGGAAAAATTCCATTCATTGCCTTCATCAAAGGCGAAGAACACCCCTTTGACGGCTTTCATCTTCAGGGTCTGACGCGCAGTAAAATGCATTTCTACCTTGAAAAAATCATTCGGCCTATTCTATAG
- a CDS encoding glutamine--tRNA ligase/YqeY domain fusion protein, with protein MAPENDTTPATVAEGTATGDAAKVGLDFIRTRITEDNASGRFGNRVHTRFPPEPNGYLHLGHAKSICLNFGVAKEFGGLCNLRFDDTNPTKEETEYVDSIREDVRWLGGVWDDREFYASDYFEKLYDYAEQLIKMGKAYVDDLSAEEIREYRGTLTEPGRESPWRNRGVDENLDLFRRMRAGEFGDGQKVLRAKIDMTSPNVVMRDPTLYRIRHAEHHRTGNKWCIYPMYDYTHCLSDSIEGITHSLCTLEFINNRELYDWVLKTLGAYRPQQIEFARLNVTYTVLSKRKLIQLVKEGHVTGWDDPRMPTLSGMRRRGIPPEALREFCSRIGLARADSTVEYSMLEFCVREYLNEHTPRVMAVLDPVKVVIENYPVGQVEEFDMPYHPEDASYGSRKVPFSRELYIERDDFRLEPPKKFHRLAPGAEVRLRYAYFITCREAVLDDAGNVVELRCVYDPESKGGQSPDGRKVKGTIHWVSAAHAIPAEVRLYDQLFAVENPNAAPEGKTFLDNLNPESLTKVEALLEPALATFKAGDKMQFERLGYYCKDKDSTDAKPVFNRTTTLRDTWAKLEKKGA; from the coding sequence ATGGCCCCCGAAAATGATACGACACCCGCCACTGTTGCTGAAGGCACCGCCACTGGCGATGCCGCAAAAGTCGGCCTGGATTTCATCCGCACCCGTATAACTGAAGACAACGCTTCGGGCCGATTCGGCAATCGCGTACATACGCGTTTTCCTCCAGAGCCGAACGGGTATCTGCATCTGGGGCATGCCAAGTCCATCTGCCTTAACTTTGGCGTTGCCAAAGAGTTTGGCGGGCTGTGCAACCTGCGCTTTGACGACACAAACCCCACCAAGGAAGAAACGGAATACGTTGATTCCATCCGTGAGGATGTGCGCTGGCTTGGCGGCGTGTGGGACGACCGCGAATTTTACGCTTCCGACTACTTCGAGAAGCTCTATGACTATGCCGAACAGCTCATCAAGATGGGCAAGGCCTATGTGGACGACCTCTCGGCGGAAGAAATCCGCGAATATCGCGGCACGCTGACCGAGCCCGGGCGCGAAAGCCCCTGGCGCAACCGGGGCGTGGACGAAAATCTTGATCTGTTCCGCCGCATGCGCGCGGGCGAATTTGGCGATGGTCAAAAGGTGCTGCGCGCCAAGATCGACATGACCTCGCCCAACGTGGTCATGCGCGATCCCACGCTGTACCGCATCCGCCATGCGGAACACCATCGCACGGGTAACAAGTGGTGCATCTACCCCATGTACGACTATACCCATTGCCTGTCCGACTCCATCGAGGGCATTACCCACTCGCTCTGCACGCTGGAATTCATCAATAACCGCGAACTGTACGACTGGGTGCTCAAAACCCTCGGTGCATACCGTCCGCAGCAGATCGAATTTGCGCGGCTCAATGTCACCTATACGGTACTCTCCAAGCGCAAGCTCATTCAGCTTGTGAAGGAAGGACACGTTACAGGCTGGGATGATCCCCGCATGCCCACCCTGAGCGGTATGCGCCGCCGGGGCATCCCGCCCGAGGCCCTGCGCGAATTCTGCTCCCGTATCGGTCTGGCCCGCGCCGATTCCACCGTGGAATACTCCATGCTCGAGTTCTGCGTGCGCGAATATCTCAATGAGCATACCCCGCGCGTTATGGCCGTTCTCGACCCGGTGAAGGTGGTTATTGAGAACTATCCCGTAGGCCAGGTGGAAGAGTTTGACATGCCCTACCACCCGGAAGATGCCTCCTATGGCAGCCGCAAGGTGCCGTTCTCGCGTGAGCTGTATATTGAGCGGGACGACTTCCGCCTTGAGCCGCCCAAGAAGTTCCACCGGCTGGCCCCGGGTGCGGAAGTGCGCCTGCGCTACGCCTACTTTATCACCTGCCGCGAGGCCGTGCTGGACGATGCGGGCAATGTGGTTGAACTGCGCTGCGTGTACGACCCGGAAAGCAAGGGCGGGCAAAGCCCCGATGGCCGCAAGGTGAAGGGAACCATCCATTGGGTGTCGGCGGCACACGCCATCCCCGCAGAAGTGCGCCTGTACGACCAGCTTTTCGCGGTGGAAAACCCCAATGCCGCGCCCGAGGGCAAGACGTTTCTGGATAACCTTAATCCCGAATCGCTTACAAAGGTGGAGGCGCTGCTGGAACCGGCCCTGGCTACTTTCAAGGCAGGAGACAAGATGCAGTTCGAGCGCCTTGGCTACTACTGCAAGGACAAGGACAGCACCGATGCCAAGCCCGTGTTCAACCGCACAACCACGCTGCGCGACACATGGGCCAAGCTGGAAAAGAAGGGCGCATAG